Within the Dolichospermum compactum NIES-806 genome, the region CGCTTCTCTGTAACCAGAACCAGAAGCTATGCGGCGACGGCGACTGGGAGAACTTGATAATAAATCTGGATCACGGCGTTCTTTCCCTGTCATGGAATTAATCATAGCTTCACAGCGTTTTAGCTGGGTTTCTCCATGCTTTAACTGGTCATCAGAAAGCTTGTTCATGCCCGGAATCATCTTCATAATTCCGCCCAAAGAACCCATGTTTTTCAACAACCGCATTTGCTTGAGAAAGTCAGTAAAATCAAATTTCGCTGACAGGATTTTCTCCTGCATTTGCTCCGCATCTGCCAAATCTATCTCTTCTTGGGCTTTTTCGACTAAAGTGAGAACATCCCCCATGCCCAAAATCCGCGAAGCCATGCGTTCTGGGTAGAATGGTTGTAGCGCCTCGACTTTTTCCCCCACACCCACAAATTTAATTGGCGCACCAGAAATTTGCCGCACTGATAGCGCCGCACCACCTCGGCTATCCCCATCCATTTTAGTCAAGATAGCCCCAGTAATGCCAATTTGATCATGGAAGGTGCGCGTGAGATTTGCCGCCTCTTGCCCGGTCATTGCATCCACAACTAATAGGGTTTCATCGGGCTGGACTATTTCTTTGATGCGGGCTAATTCCGCCATCATATCTTCGTCAATTTGTAAGCGTCCGGCAGTATCAATAATTACTGTATTTATGCCTTCGGCTCTGGCACGTTCCACACCTTGACGGGCTATTTCTACGGGGTCTGCTTCAATTCCCAGTTCAAATACTGGGACATCAATTTGCTTACCCAGGGTAATTAACTGGTCAATAGCTGCGGGACGATATATATCTGTAGCCACTAGCAGACAACTACGGTCTTGTTTGCGCAAATGCAAAGCTAATTTAGCGGTAGCTGTGGTTTTCCCTGTCCCTTGTAAACCAGCCATAAGAACAACGGTGGTCTTACCTGGAACTTCTGCGAGGGGAACATTTTCTTCCCCCATCACCTGCACTAATTCATCATGAACAATTTTGATGAATTGTTGGTCAGGACGTACACCAGCGATAACTTCAGCCCCTTGTGCCTTGGTTTCAACTTCGCTAATAAAATCTTTGACTA harbors:
- the ffh gene encoding signal recognition particle protein, whose product is MFDALSDRLESAWKKLRGQDKISQSNIQDALREVRRALLEADVNLQVVKDFISEVETKAQGAEVIAGVRPDQQFIKIVHDELVQVMGEENVPLAEVPGKTTVVLMAGLQGTGKTTATAKLALHLRKQDRSCLLVATDIYRPAAIDQLITLGKQIDVPVFELGIEADPVEIARQGVERARAEGINTVIIDTAGRLQIDEDMMAELARIKEIVQPDETLLVVDAMTGQEAANLTRTFHDQIGITGAILTKMDGDSRGGAALSVRQISGAPIKFVGVGEKVEALQPFYPERMASRILGMGDVLTLVEKAQEEIDLADAEQMQEKILSAKFDFTDFLKQMRLLKNMGSLGGIMKMIPGMNKLSDDQLKHGETQLKRCEAMINSMTGKERRDPDLLSSSPSRRRRIASGSGYREADVSKLVADFQKMRSLMQQMGQGGIPGMPGMFGGGNPLGAGGNRPSAGWRGYPGGAPPAKKKKEKKKKGFGTL